Within the Nicotiana tabacum cultivar K326 chromosome 11, ASM71507v2, whole genome shotgun sequence genome, the region ATATATTTCTACCTCACACAAGGTAGAGATAAGATCTGTATACACTCTACCCTCTCTCGATCAATGGCTTCGCTAgaaaaattatactatattactagataattttttttattttatgtatatttactataggTTGACTCCCCTTGACTTTTCGatgtatttaattatttatattttgatatcCCTTGATGAAAAATTCTGACTCCACCGCTATTTTCGATCCTAAGATATATTATTTCACGTAAAATATGTCAGAAGGGAGAATACGTGCTTTGTGATAAAGTCTCAAGTAGTTGGCGATAGAACGTGAGCAGCAGTCACAAAAGAGCAAGAAACTCAAGGAGGAAAGGGGGCatgccttttttttttcaaattcaaaaatagccaaatttacgagtggtcattcaaaaataatcacaattttaaaagttatcgaaatttagccacttttcatgtaaagataaatttgaaggAAATCGctgttcaaaatccaaaaaaatacttcagtataatatactggagttccaatataatatactggagttccagtataatataccgatccagcataatatactggagttccagtatattatactggaactttccgcatgttggagttccagcataatatgttggaagttcatacactgggtgcaccgatctccagtatattatgctagaacttttcgtattgcagtaaaatagtaactatttttcaatgactttgcaaacactagttatttttgaatgactaaTCCGAAAACTGACTAGTCCGCATTATTTTTACGAATTTTTTGCTTGTTGTTTTGTGCTATGCAATTTGTAATTCCTTTGGCCTATGTATGTAAATGTGCCATATTCTGATTTGCAGAATGCAATATGGTGGGGAGGCAGGCAATAATGAGTAATGATGGTTTCCTGTTGGGCTGGAATGTGACATTGATGGATATAGTGGAGctcactttttttttttctcacaCAATATTAGCTATGCGTCTTAAAATTCGATTAAATTTAGATTTGCGTCGGAAAATCTTATATTAAAAAGAAAGCGCTTCTAATAGTGACGACTTTATTTTTCTGAACTCAAATCGAAGCTTACATAGAGGGTgtttagattgacttttaagttTGTTAAATCAGCTTTTAAGCTCTTTTTAGCCCTTTTCAGTATTTGACAGAGCTATAAAAtgcttaaaataaataaaaactgctTAAAATAAGTCAAAAACAATAAGTCAGTCAACCACAACTTATTATTTTTTAGCTTAAAAGCTATTTCTTGTTGCGAACCCACTTTTTTAAGCCAATCAAATGGGCTCTTAGCTAAGTCACTGTCATGCCTTTTTTTGGGACAAAAAACTAATAGTATTCAATATTACATCAAATTACATTAATTTATTTGTACTTAagggtaaaaataaaagaaaaataggtaTAATTAATTGAGTAATATTTTAGTGAATTGATATAAAAAAGAGTGTGAATAAATTTTTTTCTATTTAAATAGTTAAAGAAATTGATCTTCTTTTTATCTACTTGGAGTATTTATTTTCTCATATAACAAACAGAAAAAGTGAAGATGGTAATTATAAATCCTTCCAATAGTCAAATAACATGCTCATATGTAACTTCTCTAAAAACTAACAATACTAGATGCAGATATGTTCCTATTTGAAAAATCAAACAACTTTGACAACAATATTTTCACATGTGTTCAAAGATACTGTAACTATAAAATTATCATTTgtaatagttttttttttgaatttttttcagaGAAACCCGCAGCCGTAATGTGTCGAGTGCTTACTGAGTAACCTGATTACTATGCAATAGCTCGCAAATCACATAGAAAATGTAAATCACACTAGGCAAGCCCGGTGCAACGTGTTCTGACTGAGGAACCTGCTGATGAGGAAATAATCCCAAATTTCCCCATGTGAAAAATCACTCACCCAACCAACTATGTCACTCTTGCGGGCATTTATAATAGTTTTATAAAATGTAAAtccaattcttttttaaaatattaaaaatgatatGCAATGATCTTAAACCCATCATTCTTTATAGAACAAATATGAAATACCTATAGTAGGATTTTAAAGCAAAACAAAATGAGCAAAGGAATAAAGTGGGGAAAAAAATAAAGTGGAAAAAGGACCATTCTTTCCTCCTTCCCAAAGCTAAATGGTCCtccttttttccctttcttttgtcTCTTCAATCTCTGATTCAAAAAAAACCCATATTTTGAATCCCATTTTTAATGGAAACCCGTCAATAAATTCCCTCAAAAACCCATAAATTCATGACATTATTGAATTCAAAAGATTGAATCTTTCTTGATTTTTGaataaagatttgatttttatgcAAGAATGGAATTGGATAGTATTGAATGTATATCATCTTCAGATGGTATAATAGATGAAGATGAGATCCctttacatcatccacatataattCATTCTCAATTCCCATCTTCAAAATCACCCCTtaatatcaacaacaatattaacaataatAGCAACAGCAATAATAGTGATGGCATTTCAATTCATTCTACAACTAGTGTTCATGAGCTTCTTGAATGCCCTGTTTGTACCAATTCTATGTACCCTCCAATTCATCAGGTTTGTTTTTTATTCTCCTAAAAATGTTTCCTTTTTTAGAAACCTTGGTAAaaattcattcttttttttttgggagggggggggggggttagaaTTATGATTCttgattttgcttttttttttttttgaacctcTTTATTGGCTTGATAGATGCAAGATTGAATTTTTATTGTTGGGTTTGTTCCTTTTTAAGAAGCTTAGCTAAAAATTCACTCTTTTTGGGAAATTAGGTTTCACATTGTTTAGCTCtggattttggaatttttggaccAGTTTACTGGTTTGGTTTGAGccaatattaaatttttattgtTGGGGTTGTGCCATCTATCGATGTGTAGATTCATTAATTTTCTAACAGGATAGTACTATATAGACTAATTTGGGGATTTATGTACCCTTTGGAATGCTTTGGTTGTTACAAGATATGTAATATTAGAAGCTCCAATTTGCTAAAATTCCTTTTTTCCCTCGGAAATTATATTTCACATTGTCCAGCTAAGGATTTTTGGTTATTTCTGAACCCCTTTATTGGCTAGATTGAGCCAAGATTGAATTTTTATTGTTTGGGTTTGTGCGATCTTTTGATGCATAGATTCATTAAGTTTCTTGAAATGATATATAGGCTAATTTTGGGGATCTATGTACCCATTTGAATGCTTTCATTGTTGCAAGTTATATAGTTCTCTCTCTTAAAATGTTCCTTTATATAAAGCTTTGCTAAAAGTTCCTTTGTTTTTATGGGGGATCATATTTCACGTAGTTTAGCTATGGATTTTGGTTTTATCTGAACCTGTTTATTGGCTTGATAAGGAGAGTTGAGGAGGGGGGAGTGGTGTGAACTAGGGAGTTTGTTTGTGGTTGGTGAATGAAATAGATTAGGTTTAGTTGCCAGCTTTTGGAGCCTGGCATCTTAGGTGGACTCCGTTAATTTGTTCTCTATTGACTCTGGATCAACTGGTAGTAGTTAGCTGAATTAATCCTTTGGTGGTTAAGCTAAAAGTGGCTTCAAGCCGTCAATTATTTGACTTAAGtgtatttttcccaaaacttaTATGTAAGTTGAGTAGGGAAAGCAACTTTGTTCTTGAATCAAAGATGGCGTAACAATATATTTTTCCAAATAGGTGATGATTTTATTAAATGCATCGAGAGGATGCAAACAGGTACAAAAAAATGGATCTTATGTAAAACTTAAAGAGTCAACAAATTCAATAAGTTGCACTACATTGTTTATATCCAGATGAGCACATTGGTGGTCTATATCTATAGTAGATTTGTCCGAGTCTATATAACTTTTCGTATCCGGATGTCAAAATTCTTTATCACGAGCTAGTTATATTATGAATAGAGATCTCATTTTGGGTAACCGGCAGCTTGGAGAGAAGTTAAGCATGGAGCAGTGGGGGTTATATATTCACAATGAATTTACTCTCAGAGCTCCAAATTGTGATTATCCTTCTTTCGTTGTCATCTCATTCAATGTGAATACAGGTAATGCTAAAATCTCTCACCTGTTTAACCGCTGGTTTAGAAGACTGTCGTTTTACGTTCCCATCCAAAAAAGAGTTGTTTAATGAACATGTGATTCTTCTTGTTTGGTTAGATCAAATTTCAAAAGTAAGCATGGCCAAACAGAGTTGTGAACTTAACCAACAGTATGCAGTCATGTGTAGGAAATCCACGTATTAGTGTGTGATTTACCAAAGAATGGGGTGGGACACATTTTTTTATAATCTTTATCTTTTAGAATAAGACAACTTAACATATTCATAAGGATCTACTCCAAATGGTTGCAATTCGTTCTTATGTTTTAGGTATTAGTTTGTCTTGAATGATAAAATTTTCAATAAAGTCCTTTGCTTTCTTATTAGGTCATATGTGATCCTTTTTGATACTATGTACTATTATATAGGCTTTTCATCTTGTTTATGTTTTACCTTTCCATCAAAATTCAAAAGTGATATGCTTTCTTATTAGGTCATATGCGATCCCCGCATACTATGAATTTTAGCTGCGCACGTTGTGGTATCCTACATTCCGCAGCTTATGTTTTCTAAGAATGCTTTTTGATTGTAACTATGGCTTAAACTGACATGGGTTTTAACTTTATGCATTAGTAACATATTCGTAATCAGTGCTGCGTGACGGTATGTAAGGCTCAACTGAAACATTGTTGTTCGTCTTGCTTAATGAATTTAGTAATGCCTGTGCTGCTCTATTTTTTGTCATAAACTTAATGTATCATTTTCTATATGTTGTCGCTGCAGTGTCACAATGGACACACGATTTGTTCGACATGTAAAGCCAGGGCACACAACCGATGTCCCACTTGTCGACAAGAGCTTGGAGATATCAGATGCTTAGCACTGGAAAAAGTGGCTGAATCGCTTGAACTCCCTTGCAAATATGGTTCTGTTGGGTGTCCTGAGATATTTCCTTATTACAGTAAGCTAAAACATGAAGCAGTTTGCAACTTTAGACCATACAACTGCCCTTATGCTGGGTCTGAGTGCTCGGTTGTCGGTGATATTCCTTACTTGGTTGCTCATTTGAGGGATGATCACAAGGTAGACATGCATTCAGGGTGCACTTTTAACCATCGCTATGTCAAATCTAATCCTCGAGAAGTGGAGAACGCGACGTGGATGTTAACAGTAAGTTGGAaatcttccttttcttattttcGGTATATTCATTAAAAGGACTTTAGCCTTGTGGTTGAGGTTTAGCATGTTCTTCAAAAGTTGAGATGTTTGATCAAGGGTCTCAACATTTAGAAGGTGCATAATAACTATCACCTGCACTTACGTAAAACTTTAGCTGTCATCTGCTACATCTGATTTGTTATTACACACCTGATGATGCTCTTAACACTTGATAAAGTGGTTCGTCATATGCGGACGTATCCTATCCATTGTTGCGTGACTTTGTTTAGTCCTTAATCCAGATACTCTGCCCTTTACAAGTTTAATTTGATACCGGGGGAGTATTCTGATCAAGAAGTACACTCCTGCTTTTGCTACTCAGTACCTGAGATATAATTTTATACCTAGTACCAGAGGCGGAACTAGTATTTGAAGCTTATGGGTTCGggattataatttttttaagttactgagttctaaattaataatttgtacatactcaatagatttcttaagacaaatacatcGTTTGGACCAAAGCTATTGGGCTCGGCCGAACACGTAGCCGAAGAGGCTCTGCCGCTGCCTAGTACATTGTGCTTGTTTTACTCCTTTATGAACTATTTTAATTTACTTCACATGAGCTCAAAAGAAGTTTGCCTAAGGCTAGAGTGCtatattttctgtttcttttcaGGTTTTTAATTGTTTTGGTCAGTGCTTCTGTCTCCATTTTGAAGCCTTTCAGCTCGGAACAGCTCCTGTTTACATGGCATTTCTTCGGTTTATGGGAGATGAGATCGAGGCTCGAAACTATAGCTACAGCCTGGAAGTTGGAGGCAATGGAA harbors:
- the LOC107761452 gene encoding E3 ubiquitin-protein ligase SINAT5, which translates into the protein MELDSIECISSSDGIIDEDEIPLHHPHIIHSQFPSSKSPLNINNNINNNSNSNNSDGISIHSTTSVHELLECPVCTNSMYPPIHQCHNGHTICSTCKARAHNRCPTCRQELGDIRCLALEKVAESLELPCKYGSVGCPEIFPYYSKLKHEAVCNFRPYNCPYAGSECSVVGDIPYLVAHLRDDHKVDMHSGCTFNHRYVKSNPREVENATWMLTVFNCFGQCFCLHFEAFQLGTAPVYMAFLRFMGDEIEARNYSYSLEVGGNGRKLTWEGTPRSIRDSHRKVRDSHDGLVIQRNMALFFSGGERKELKLRVTGRIWKEQQNPDGGACMPNLCT